The sequence TATCCATACCTATACCTATTTGAATTTTCAGAAGCCtttgatttttatttctattctatgATAAAGGCGAAAATTTCATCGATTTCACATCAATTGTCAAACATATCAACGGTTAGCCAATGGAACTACACTATCAGACAAGCCGTAAACCAAGCTCAATATCAAACAGCCCTTTTACTGTTTTGCCAAATGATGCGAAACACCTTACAACCCAACCATTTAACCTTCCCAATCATCGCAAAAGCATGTGGGAAACTGAATAATATATGTTACTCGAAAATCATTCATACACACATCATGAAATCCCCGTTTAATGTGGATATATATGTGCAGACAGCAACGATGGACATGTATATAAAATGTGACCGTATAGATATCGCACACAAGGTGTTTGATAGAATGCCTCAGAGAGACATTGCGTCTTGGAATGCAATGCTTTTAGGATTTGCTCAATTGGGTTTAGTTGATCAAGTGGTGGCACTTTTTAAGCAAATGAGAGTTGAAAATATTCAGCCCGATTCGGTCACAGTGATCGGGATATTGCAGTTGATTACAAGTAGGGTCAAAGTTACGCTTTTGACGGCTATTCATTCTTTTGGGATTCGAACTGGGGTTGATGTTGACGTTTCTGTTTCCAACACGTTGGTGTCTTGTTATGCAAAAGTTAGAGACTTAGAGTCAGCGGAGAAAGTTTTTCATGAGACCGAACCATGTTTTGTAACGGTTGTTTCGTGGAATTCTATGATAGCGGGATATGCGTattttcataagtatatgaaggcTCTTAGTTTCTATCGAAAGATGCTTTACGATGGATTTAGGCCTGACTTGAGTACTATTCTTAATTTGCTTTCTTCGATCAACCAACATGAAGCACTTTTTCACGGTAAATTGATCCATTGTCATGGAGTTAAGACGGGTTGCGATTCGGAAATATCTATACTTAACACCCTAGTTTCGATGTACTCAAAGTGTGACGATCTTACTGCTGCAAGACTTATATTCGACGACATGATGGATACAAGAACTTGTGTTTCGTGGACGGCTATGATTGGTGGGTATGCTGAGAAAGGTGACCTAGATGTGGCTTTGACTTTGTTTGACTCTATGGAAGCCACGGGTTTAAAACCTGATTTAGTTACGATACTTAATCTAATTGCTGGTTGTGG comes from Rutidosis leptorrhynchoides isolate AG116_Rl617_1_P2 chromosome 4, CSIRO_AGI_Rlap_v1, whole genome shotgun sequence and encodes:
- the LOC139904046 gene encoding pentatricopeptide repeat-containing protein At4g19191, mitochondrial-like; the protein is MIKAKISSISHQLSNISTVSQWNYTIRQAVNQAQYQTALLLFCQMMRNTLQPNHLTFPIIAKACGKLNNICYSKIIHTHIMKSPFNVDIYVQTATMDMYIKCDRIDIAHKVFDRMPQRDIASWNAMLLGFAQLGLVDQVVALFKQMRVENIQPDSVTVIGILQLITSRVKVTLLTAIHSFGIRTGVDVDVSVSNTLVSCYAKVRDLESAEKVFHETEPCFVTVVSWNSMIAGYAYFHKYMKALSFYRKMLYDGFRPDLSTILNLLSSINQHEALFHGKLIHCHGVKTGCDSEISILNTLVSMYSKCDDLTAARLIFDDMMDTRTCVSWTAMIGGYAEKGDLDVALTLFDSMEATGLKPDLVTILNLIAGCGEIGALETGRWVDNCAVFYGFRSNIMVLNALIDMYAKCGSLNEAREIFYKMRETTVVSWTSMISGCALNGEFEESLTLFFRMLDLGIKPNHITFLAAFQACNHGGFIEKGWEIYNLMMKIYKIIPGLDHYASMADLLARVGKIKEALNLIRNMPMKPDFGIWSSLLSACKVHRNMEIGQIAARHLFEMDPQAAAPYVEMANIYASVDRWDGVIAVRKLMRKNQVKKFPGESVVQVNRKNYKFTVEDRCHPKGTVIYEVLDGLGLQSKDELDLVSSHDVLP